A stretch of Aeromicrobium tamlense DNA encodes these proteins:
- a CDS encoding DUF881 domain-containing protein — MPETPREEGKIKVVSRWSLLGLVLACVCGIVLVAAAVTSDGSDLRPAGGDLNSVVRDRAHEVENRRGEAARLQREVDELTGRADDADLRREARRVTRLSDPAGLTPVEGPGLRIALEDAPRSVEVPGLDPNLLVVHQQDIQAFVNALWAGGAEAITLQGQRLISTTGIKCVGNTVVLDGVPYSPPYVIEAIGDRSRLRGAMTESPEVTTYTQYAQKYGLGLDQREVDVVKAPAYGGSVSMSHATVVD; from the coding sequence GTGCCGGAAACTCCACGCGAGGAGGGGAAGATCAAGGTCGTCAGCAGGTGGAGCCTGCTCGGCCTCGTCCTCGCCTGCGTGTGCGGCATCGTCCTGGTGGCGGCCGCGGTGACCTCCGACGGCTCCGACCTGAGGCCCGCCGGCGGCGACCTGAACTCGGTGGTGCGCGACCGCGCCCACGAGGTGGAGAACCGTCGCGGCGAGGCCGCGCGGCTGCAGCGCGAGGTCGACGAGCTCACCGGCCGCGCCGACGACGCGGACCTGCGCCGCGAGGCGCGTCGCGTCACGCGGCTCTCCGACCCGGCCGGCCTGACGCCCGTCGAGGGGCCGGGTCTGCGCATCGCCCTGGAGGACGCTCCGCGCTCGGTGGAGGTCCCCGGACTCGATCCCAACCTGCTCGTCGTTCACCAGCAGGACATCCAGGCGTTCGTGAACGCCCTGTGGGCCGGCGGTGCCGAGGCGATCACGCTGCAGGGGCAGCGGCTGATCTCCACCACGGGCATCAAGTGCGTCGGCAACACCGTGGTGCTCGACGGCGTGCCCTACTCGCCGCCCTACGTGATCGAGGCGATCGGCGACCGTAGCCGCCTGCGCGGCGCGATGACCGAGTCGCCCGAGGTCACCACCTACACGCAGTACGCGCAGAAGTACGGCCTCGGCCTCGACCAGCGCGAGGTGGACGTCGTGAAGGCGCCCGCCTACGGCGGCAGCGTGTCGATGAGCCACGCCACCGTCGTGGACTGA
- a CDS encoding WhiB family transcriptional regulator, producing the protein MVNIKRLPSPIIESYEWQWEGACMGADSSVFFSPEAERGMKRHRREENAKAVCATCPVIDRCREHALAVQEPYGVWGGLTESERTEILAGRQVAVG; encoded by the coding sequence ATGGTCAACATCAAGCGACTTCCGTCGCCCATCATCGAGTCCTACGAATGGCAGTGGGAGGGCGCCTGCATGGGTGCCGACTCCTCCGTCTTCTTCTCGCCCGAAGCAGAGCGCGGGATGAAGCGGCACCGCCGTGAGGAGAACGCCAAGGCCGTCTGCGCCACGTGCCCGGTCATCGACCGGTGCCGTGAGCACGCGCTCGCGGTCCAGGAGCCGTACGGCGTCTGGGGCGGTCTCACCGAGTCCGAGCGCACCGAGATCCTCGCGGGCCGTCAGGTGGCCGTCGGCTGA
- a CDS encoding PP2C family protein-serine/threonine phosphatase: MAPLTYRYVALTDVGLRRSNNQDSGYASPRLLVIADGMGGAAAGDLASSATLAEIRDLDRDLDPEDDGDALEALRTAVATANHRLAQLIADDPAVEGMGTTLEAMLWDGEKLAVAHIGDSRAYRLRQGRLSQLSIDHTFVQSLVDEGRITPEEARVHPHRSLLLKAILGRDDFEPDFTWLQPAAGDRYLLCSDGLTDMVDDETIERTMKLETIDAAATELVRLALEGGGYDNVTVVLAEFVDGEEPVDESLVCADGQPQIVGAATSQPRPRTGSVRAATAPATLPAGADDAVEPDPEELRYAPRAAPRRRGLTWLLAILVILGLVGGAGAYAYDWSQRQYFVAPSGDQVAIYRGVDVDIPGLTLKTVDEVTRIQIDTLPPYQRDRVAAGIAAADHAEAKRIVTNLSIQVTEPTPTPTPTPTATASPRRTPATSAPTEAP; this comes from the coding sequence ATGGCGCCGCTGACCTACCGCTACGTGGCGCTGACCGACGTCGGTCTGCGACGTTCGAACAACCAGGACTCGGGCTACGCCAGCCCGCGCCTGCTGGTCATCGCCGACGGCATGGGCGGCGCCGCGGCCGGCGACCTCGCCTCCTCGGCCACGCTCGCCGAGATCCGCGATCTCGACCGCGACCTCGACCCCGAGGACGACGGCGACGCGCTCGAGGCCCTGCGCACCGCGGTGGCCACCGCGAACCATCGGCTCGCCCAGCTGATCGCCGACGACCCCGCGGTCGAGGGCATGGGCACCACGCTCGAGGCGATGCTGTGGGACGGCGAGAAGCTGGCCGTCGCCCACATCGGCGACTCGCGCGCCTACCGCCTGCGCCAGGGACGTCTCAGCCAGCTGAGCATCGACCACACCTTCGTGCAGAGCCTCGTCGACGAGGGACGCATCACGCCCGAGGAGGCGCGCGTCCACCCGCACCGCTCGCTGCTGCTCAAGGCCATCCTGGGACGCGACGACTTCGAGCCCGACTTCACGTGGCTCCAGCCCGCCGCCGGCGACCGCTACCTGCTGTGCAGCGACGGCCTCACCGACATGGTCGACGACGAGACGATCGAGCGGACGATGAAGCTCGAGACGATCGACGCGGCCGCCACCGAGCTGGTCCGGCTCGCGCTCGAGGGCGGCGGCTACGACAACGTCACCGTCGTGCTGGCCGAGTTCGTCGACGGCGAGGAGCCGGTCGACGAGAGCCTCGTCTGCGCCGACGGCCAGCCCCAGATCGTGGGCGCCGCCACCTCGCAGCCCCGCCCGCGCACGGGCTCGGTCCGGGCCGCCACCGCTCCGGCCACGCTCCCGGCCGGAGCCGACGACGCCGTCGAGCCCGACCCCGAGGAGCTCCGCTACGCGCCGCGTGCCGCGCCCCGCCGCCGCGGCCTCACGTGGCTGCTCGCGATCCTCGTCATCCTGGGCCTCGTCGGCGGGGCCGGCGCCTACGCCTACGACTGGTCGCAGCGCCAGTACTTCGTCGCGCCGTCGGGCGACCAGGTCGCGATCTACCGCGGCGTCGACGTCGACATCCCCGGACTGACCCTCAAGACGGTCGACGAGGTCACCCGCATCCAGATCGACACGCTGCCGCCGTACCAGCGCGACCGCGTCGCCGCGGGCATCGCCGCCGCCGATCACGCCGAGGCCAAGCGCATCGTCACCAACCTCAGCATCCAGGTCACCGAACCGACCCCCACGCCGACGCCGACCCCCACCGCCACGGCCTCGCCGCGTCGCACCCCGGCCACGTCCGCGCCGACGGAGGCACCATGA
- a CDS encoding FHA domain-containing protein FhaB/FipA, with protein MSELTLTLIKLGFLAVLWLFVLSAVSVIRTDIFGTKVQAAKAPKGQKAQKQAKPEKARRNRKLRGAPSMLQVVDGPNAGQSVPLGTEPILLGRGTDAAIRLDDDYVSTRHARFATNGEQWFVEDLGSTNGTYIGSQRVTSPVPVALGTSVRLGKTIVELRK; from the coding sequence GTGAGCGAGCTGACCCTGACCCTGATCAAGCTCGGCTTCCTGGCCGTGCTGTGGCTGTTCGTGCTGTCGGCCGTCTCGGTCATCCGCACCGACATCTTCGGCACGAAGGTCCAGGCGGCGAAGGCGCCCAAGGGGCAGAAGGCCCAGAAGCAGGCGAAGCCCGAGAAGGCCCGTCGCAACCGCAAGCTGCGGGGTGCGCCCAGCATGCTGCAGGTCGTCGACGGTCCCAACGCCGGCCAGAGCGTGCCGCTGGGCACCGAGCCGATCCTGCTCGGCCGCGGCACCGACGCCGCGATCCGCCTCGACGACGACTACGTGTCCACCCGTCACGCCCGCTTCGCCACCAACGGCGAGCAGTGGTTCGTCGAGGACCTCGGCTCCACGAACGGCACCTACATCGGCAGCCAGCGCGTCACCTCCCCGGTGCCGGTCGCGCTCGGCACGTCCGTGCGACTGGGCAAGACGATCGTGGAGTTGCGCAAGTAG
- a CDS encoding rhomboid family intramembrane serine protease, translated as MTDQNAGQTCYRHPGRPAFIQCQRCSRYICPEDMREASVGFQCPECVKQGQASVRQPRTLAGGAISTNAGAVTMVIIALNVAAQLIVMVTGGTSGRFFQDGAMLGLGVYDGEVHGVAHGEYWRLVTAAFLHGGLLHLAFNMYALYLFGPFVEQTLGRVRFILTYLTLAVGSSVLVYLLTDFRTLTIGASGAVFGLFGLALVFLVRTRQNITGMLVLLAINGLISLQSGISWQGHLGGFLTGLVLGLVFAYAPRERRTLVQVATFVVLWAAFVAAVFWRTSDLAGRFMILS; from the coding sequence GTGACCGACCAGAACGCCGGCCAGACCTGCTACCGCCATCCGGGTCGGCCTGCGTTCATCCAGTGCCAGCGCTGCTCGCGCTACATCTGTCCTGAGGACATGCGCGAGGCCAGCGTCGGCTTCCAGTGCCCCGAGTGCGTGAAGCAGGGGCAGGCGTCGGTGCGTCAGCCGCGCACGCTGGCCGGAGGCGCGATCTCCACCAACGCCGGCGCGGTCACGATGGTGATCATCGCTCTCAACGTCGCGGCCCAGCTGATCGTCATGGTCACCGGCGGCACGAGCGGCCGCTTCTTCCAGGACGGCGCGATGCTGGGCCTGGGCGTCTACGACGGCGAGGTCCACGGCGTCGCCCACGGCGAGTACTGGCGTCTCGTGACCGCGGCCTTCCTGCACGGCGGACTGCTGCACCTCGCGTTCAACATGTACGCGCTGTACCTGTTCGGCCCGTTCGTCGAGCAGACCCTCGGGCGCGTCCGGTTCATTCTCACGTACCTGACGCTCGCCGTGGGCTCGTCGGTGCTGGTCTACCTGCTCACCGACTTCCGCACCCTGACGATCGGCGCCTCCGGTGCCGTCTTCGGCCTGTTCGGACTGGCGCTGGTCTTCCTCGTGCGCACGCGCCAGAACATCACCGGCATGCTCGTCCTGCTGGCGATCAACGGCCTGATCAGCCTGCAGTCGGGCATCAGCTGGCAGGGCCACCTCGGCGGCTTCCTCACCGGCCTCGTGCTCGGCCTGGTGTTCGCCTATGCGCCGCGTGAGCGCCGCACGCTCGTGCAGGTCGCGACGTTCGTGGTGCTCTGGGCGGCCTTCGTCGCCGCCGTGTTCTGGCGCACGAGCGACCTCGCCGGGCGCTTCATGATCCTCAGCTGA
- the pknB gene encoding Stk1 family PASTA domain-containing Ser/Thr kinase has protein sequence MTETDAYMSPLGDRYQVGELVGRGGMADVRAGHDMRLGRPVAIKLLRADLAADETFQERFRREAQSAASLNHPSIVAVYDTGEATDASGAHVPYIVMELVEGRTLRDVLRDGRKILPERALSITADILAALDYSHRAGIIHRDIKPANVMLTPEGKVKVMDFGIARAIADTSSAMTQTAAVIGTAQYLSPEQARGETVDARSDIYSTGCVLYELLTGRPPFVGDSPVSVAYQHVREEARPPSQLNPDVSVEVDHVVAKALAKRVDDRYSSAGDMRKDIERVLAGGSVDAPTQAVTAVGAAGATQVAPAVAAPVLPPASEEEEKKKGAGKWWALALVLLAIAAAVGIALMLNDKDPEVNTPQVDVPRVEGLDVETATNRLESKNLVVGDTSEQTSADIPEGQVMSTDPEAGTTVDEGTTVDLVVSAGPELVDIPNLTSYSYDEAKDLLEGDRYGLKVERQNTDSDQPKGRVLNSNPPPGTQVERGSTVTLIVSRGQVDVPNVVGQSVDAATKTLEDAGLKVSVQDDPNGTAPDGTVTAQSREPGSMVAPGTTITLTVSRPPEPETEPTPDPNGPPTTLPTP, from the coding sequence ATGACCGAGACTGACGCGTACATGAGCCCGCTCGGCGACCGCTACCAGGTCGGCGAGCTGGTCGGCCGTGGAGGCATGGCCGATGTCAGGGCCGGACACGACATGCGCCTGGGCCGCCCGGTCGCCATCAAGCTGCTGCGCGCCGACCTGGCCGCCGACGAGACGTTCCAGGAGCGCTTCCGCCGCGAGGCGCAGTCCGCGGCCTCGCTGAACCACCCCTCGATCGTCGCCGTCTACGACACCGGCGAGGCCACCGACGCGTCCGGCGCCCACGTGCCGTACATCGTGATGGAGCTCGTCGAGGGCCGCACGCTGCGCGACGTCCTGCGCGACGGCCGCAAGATCCTGCCCGAGCGCGCCCTGTCGATCACCGCCGACATCCTGGCCGCCCTGGACTACAGCCACCGCGCCGGCATCATCCACCGCGACATCAAGCCCGCCAACGTCATGCTGACGCCCGAGGGCAAGGTCAAGGTGATGGACTTCGGCATCGCCCGCGCGATCGCCGACACCTCCAGCGCCATGACCCAGACCGCGGCCGTCATCGGCACCGCGCAGTACCTCTCGCCCGAGCAGGCGCGCGGCGAGACCGTCGATGCCCGCAGCGACATCTACTCCACCGGCTGCGTGCTCTACGAGCTGCTCACCGGCCGTCCGCCGTTCGTGGGCGACAGCCCCGTCTCGGTGGCCTACCAGCACGTGCGCGAGGAGGCCCGTCCCCCGTCGCAGCTGAACCCCGACGTCTCGGTCGAGGTCGACCACGTCGTCGCGAAGGCGCTCGCCAAGCGCGTCGACGACCGCTACTCCAGCGCCGGCGACATGCGCAAGGACATCGAGCGTGTGCTGGCCGGCGGCTCGGTCGACGCGCCCACGCAGGCCGTCACGGCCGTCGGCGCCGCCGGGGCCACCCAGGTCGCGCCCGCCGTCGCCGCGCCCGTGCTGCCGCCCGCCTCCGAGGAGGAGGAGAAGAAGAAGGGCGCCGGCAAGTGGTGGGCGCTCGCGCTCGTTCTGCTGGCGATCGCGGCCGCGGTGGGCATCGCGCTGATGCTCAACGACAAGGACCCCGAGGTGAACACGCCGCAGGTGGACGTGCCGCGCGTGGAAGGCCTCGACGTCGAGACCGCCACCAACCGGCTCGAGTCCAAGAACCTCGTCGTCGGCGACACCAGCGAGCAGACCAGTGCCGACATTCCCGAGGGCCAGGTCATGTCCACCGACCCCGAGGCCGGCACCACCGTCGACGAGGGCACGACGGTCGACCTGGTCGTCAGCGCCGGGCCCGAGCTCGTCGACATCCCGAACCTCACGAGCTACTCGTACGACGAGGCCAAGGACCTGCTCGAGGGCGACCGGTACGGCCTCAAGGTCGAACGCCAGAACACCGACAGCGACCAGCCCAAGGGCCGCGTCCTGAACAGCAACCCGCCCCCGGGCACCCAGGTCGAGCGCGGCAGCACGGTCACGCTCATCGTGTCCCGCGGTCAGGTCGACGTGCCCAACGTCGTCGGTCAGTCCGTCGACGCGGCCACGAAGACGCTCGAGGACGCCGGCCTGAAGGTGTCGGTGCAGGACGACCCGAACGGCACGGCGCCCGACGGCACCGTCACCGCGCAGAGCCGCGAGCCGGGCTCGATGGTCGCGCCGGGCACGACGATCACCCTCACGGTGTCGCGTCCGCCGGAGCCCGAGACCGAGCCGACGCCCGACCCGAACGGTCCGCCGACCACGCTGCCCACCCCCTGA
- a CDS encoding FtsW/RodA/SpoVE family cell cycle protein, which yields MSSPGATPAWIPRKRRTAELGLLLLAIAIGIGSYAAVGLGIDGTVPAGIYTVGAVYAVVALGAHVAVRRFAGYADPVLLPVVVALNGIGLTMIYRIDLGLEANGSGFGPFAQGQLRWTILGVLMFVAVLALIRDHRRLQQYTYTFGLGAIVLLVLPILPVIGNAKRGAQIWIQLGPFSFQPAEAAKIALAIFFAGYLVAKRDALALAGRRVLGVDLPRGRDLGPILLGWLVSVGILVFQRDLGSSLLFFGLFVVMLYVATERPGWLVVGGLLFAAGAWFGYAAFGHVRDRFDAWLDPWADPDKNYQIITALYGLAHGGLLGRGWGQGSPEMTPFGFSDFILSSIGEELGLTGLMAVLVAYGLIVERGLRIALTCRDAFGKLLAVGLSVSFALQVFVVAGGVMRLIPLTGLTAPFLAAGGSSIIMNWIIVALLLRISDQTRRPAPEVSTISGDDQTQVVKLS from the coding sequence ATGAGCTCCCCGGGCGCCACCCCCGCCTGGATCCCTCGCAAGCGCCGCACCGCCGAGCTCGGACTGCTGCTGCTGGCGATCGCAATCGGCATCGGGTCCTACGCCGCCGTCGGCCTGGGCATCGACGGCACCGTTCCCGCGGGCATCTACACGGTCGGCGCGGTCTACGCCGTCGTCGCGCTCGGTGCCCACGTCGCCGTGCGCCGCTTCGCCGGCTACGCCGATCCCGTGCTGTTGCCGGTCGTCGTGGCGCTCAACGGCATCGGCCTGACGATGATCTACCGGATCGACCTCGGCCTCGAGGCCAACGGATCGGGCTTCGGCCCGTTCGCGCAGGGCCAGTTGCGCTGGACGATCCTGGGCGTCCTCATGTTCGTCGCGGTGCTCGCGCTCATTCGCGACCACCGCCGCCTGCAGCAGTACACCTACACGTTCGGCCTCGGCGCGATCGTGCTGCTGGTGCTGCCGATCCTGCCCGTCATCGGCAACGCGAAGCGCGGCGCGCAGATCTGGATCCAGCTCGGCCCGTTCAGCTTCCAGCCCGCCGAGGCCGCCAAGATCGCGCTGGCGATCTTCTTCGCCGGCTACCTCGTGGCCAAGCGCGACGCGCTCGCCCTGGCCGGCCGCCGGGTGCTCGGCGTCGACCTGCCGCGCGGCCGCGATCTCGGCCCCATCCTGCTGGGCTGGCTCGTCAGCGTCGGCATCCTCGTCTTCCAGCGCGACCTCGGCTCGTCGCTGCTGTTCTTCGGCCTCTTCGTCGTGATGCTCTACGTCGCCACCGAGCGGCCGGGCTGGCTCGTCGTCGGCGGCCTGCTGTTCGCGGCGGGCGCCTGGTTCGGCTACGCGGCCTTCGGGCACGTGCGCGACCGCTTCGACGCCTGGCTCGACCCGTGGGCCGACCCGGACAAGAACTACCAGATCATCACGGCGCTCTACGGCCTCGCGCACGGCGGCCTGCTGGGTCGCGGCTGGGGCCAGGGCAGCCCCGAGATGACGCCCTTCGGCTTCTCCGACTTCATCCTGTCCTCCATCGGCGAGGAGCTCGGCCTCACCGGCCTCATGGCGGTGCTCGTGGCCTACGGCCTCATCGTCGAGCGCGGTCTGCGCATCGCGCTGACCTGCCGTGACGCGTTCGGCAAGCTGCTCGCGGTGGGCCTGTCGGTCTCGTTCGCGCTGCAGGTGTTCGTCGTCGCCGGCGGCGTCATGCGCCTCATCCCGCTGACCGGCCTGACGGCGCCGTTCCTGGCCGCCGGCGGCTCGTCGATCATCATGAACTGGATCATCGTCGCGCTGCTGCTGCGCATCAGCGACCAGACCCGTCGTCCCGCCCCCGAGGTCTCCACGATCAGCGGGGACGACCAGACGCAGGTGGTGAAGCTCTCGTGA
- a CDS encoding FhaA domain-containing protein, with protein MAGVLQRFEKRLEGAVTGAFARAFRSAVQPVEIAAALQREVDQNASVLSRERTLVPNDFTVELSPADHDRLAPYGATLATELATLLKEHLAEQHYTAAGPLHIEFALDEALHTGRFTIVSASNASVTPVRGEPITDTAVRRAKVVLDIGGLRHPVNPPGITIGRGSSVDLKIDDPGISRNHAEISFLGTGVEIRDLGSTNGVIVDGRRVDAAFLRNGSSIRLGNTTISVQISEEVV; from the coding sequence GTGGCCGGAGTCCTGCAGCGCTTCGAGAAGCGCCTCGAGGGTGCCGTCACCGGGGCGTTCGCTCGTGCCTTCCGCAGCGCGGTGCAGCCCGTCGAGATCGCGGCGGCCCTGCAGCGCGAGGTCGACCAGAACGCGTCGGTCCTCAGCCGCGAGCGCACGCTCGTGCCCAACGACTTCACCGTGGAGCTCTCGCCGGCCGACCACGACCGCCTGGCCCCCTACGGCGCCACGCTGGCCACCGAGCTGGCCACGCTGCTCAAGGAGCACCTCGCCGAGCAGCACTACACCGCCGCCGGCCCGCTGCACATCGAGTTCGCCCTCGACGAGGCCCTGCACACCGGTCGCTTCACGATCGTCAGCGCCTCGAACGCGTCGGTCACGCCGGTGCGCGGCGAGCCGATCACCGACACCGCCGTCCGCCGCGCCAAGGTCGTGCTCGACATCGGCGGCCTGCGTCACCCCGTGAACCCGCCCGGCATCACGATCGGCCGCGGCTCCTCGGTGGACCTCAAGATCGACGACCCGGGCATCAGCCGCAACCACGCCGAGATCTCGTTCCTGGGCACGGGCGTGGAGATCCGCGACCTCGGGTCCACCAACGGCGTCATCGTCGACGGTCGCCGGGTCGACGCCGCGTTCCTGCGCAACGGCTCCTCCATCCGTCTCGGCAACACGACGATCTCCGTGCAGATCAGCGAGGAGGTCGTGTGA
- a CDS encoding peptidoglycan D,D-transpeptidase FtsI family protein, producing MNKPVRAMAIVCLLMFLALLLNANVVQFVQADDLNAKEGNRRVIDEQFSRERGAIIVDGEPIAQSVPVKDKWQFQRKYTDPKLYAPVTGYFSYIYGREGIEQSYNDILSGSDDRLFVNRVIDVISNDQPQGGSVELTLDPAAQKAAFDGLADLGEKTRGAVVALNPQNGDILAMVSQPTYNPNALASHDLDKVTTAMRRLENDENQPLINRGTQTTLPPGSTFKAVTAAAGIEDLGLKADDDVRGGATLGFPGIDYKLTNQGGSDCGGNPITFERALEVSCNVSFGWMAGKVGQDKLAEQATKFGFGSRPLDDLSSAASRFTADPDAELEAPQLAQSGIGQYEVAATPLQMAMVAGTVANDGVLMKPRVVRTVRAPNLSILEQPEPQELERAMSASDARELNDMMVAVVDDGTGSPAAIPGVKVGGKTGTAESAPDRPPYAWFISFAPADDPQVAVAVLVESAQNTSDIGGGRLGGPIARSVMEAVLR from the coding sequence GTGAACAAGCCCGTGCGCGCCATGGCCATCGTGTGCCTCCTGATGTTCCTGGCCCTGCTGCTCAACGCCAACGTCGTGCAGTTCGTCCAGGCCGACGACCTGAACGCCAAGGAGGGCAACCGCCGCGTCATCGACGAGCAGTTCAGCCGCGAGCGCGGCGCGATCATCGTCGACGGCGAGCCCATCGCGCAGTCCGTGCCGGTGAAGGACAAGTGGCAGTTCCAGCGCAAGTACACCGACCCGAAGCTGTACGCGCCGGTCACCGGCTACTTCTCCTACATCTACGGCCGCGAGGGCATCGAGCAGTCGTACAACGACATCCTGTCCGGCAGCGACGACCGCCTGTTCGTCAACCGCGTCATCGACGTCATCTCCAACGACCAGCCGCAGGGCGGCAGCGTCGAGCTCACCCTCGACCCGGCCGCCCAGAAGGCCGCGTTCGACGGCCTGGCCGATCTCGGCGAGAAGACGCGCGGCGCCGTCGTGGCGCTCAACCCGCAGAACGGCGACATCCTCGCGATGGTCAGCCAGCCCACGTACAACCCCAACGCGCTCGCCAGCCACGACCTCGACAAGGTCACCACGGCGATGCGGCGCCTGGAGAACGACGAGAACCAGCCGCTCATCAACCGCGGCACGCAGACCACGCTGCCCCCGGGCTCGACCTTCAAGGCCGTCACGGCGGCCGCGGGCATCGAGGACCTCGGGCTGAAGGCCGACGACGACGTCCGCGGCGGCGCCACCCTCGGCTTCCCCGGCATCGACTACAAGCTGACCAACCAGGGCGGCAGCGACTGCGGCGGCAACCCGATCACGTTCGAGCGGGCGCTCGAGGTCTCGTGCAACGTCTCGTTCGGCTGGATGGCCGGCAAGGTCGGCCAGGACAAGCTCGCCGAGCAGGCCACGAAGTTCGGCTTCGGCTCGCGCCCGCTGGACGACCTCTCCTCGGCCGCCAGCCGCTTCACCGCCGACCCCGACGCCGAGCTCGAGGCGCCGCAGCTGGCCCAGTCCGGCATCGGCCAGTACGAGGTCGCCGCCACGCCGCTGCAGATGGCCATGGTCGCCGGCACGGTGGCCAACGACGGCGTGCTGATGAAGCCGCGCGTCGTGCGCACCGTCCGCGCGCCGAACCTGTCGATTCTCGAGCAGCCCGAGCCGCAGGAGCTGGAGCGGGCGATGTCCGCGAGCGACGCCCGCGAGCTCAACGACATGATGGTCGCGGTCGTCGACGACGGCACCGGCTCGCCCGCGGCCATCCCCGGCGTGAAGGTCGGCGGCAAGACCGGCACCGCCGAGTCGGCGCCCGACCGCCCGCCCTACGCCTGGTTCATCAGCTTCGCCCCGGCGGACGACCCGCAGGTCGCCGTGGCGGTGCTGGTCGAGTCCGCACAGAACACCAGCGACATCGGCGGAGGCCGCCTCGGCGGCCCGATCGCCCGCTCCGTGATGGAGGCGGTGCTGCGATGA
- a CDS encoding DUF4235 domain-containing protein produces MAASKPARSSTSAKILYQPVGLISSILAGLIASAVFKQVWKRASPNSEGDPPNPTQSEFPLKEILLAAVIQGAIFSGVRALVQRQGARAFAKATGEWPGD; encoded by the coding sequence ATGGCCGCGTCCAAGCCCGCGAGGTCCAGCACGTCGGCGAAGATCCTCTACCAGCCGGTCGGGCTCATCTCGTCGATCCTCGCGGGACTCATCGCGTCGGCGGTGTTCAAGCAGGTCTGGAAGCGGGCCAGCCCGAACAGCGAGGGCGATCCGCCCAACCCGACGCAGTCCGAGTTCCCGCTCAAGGAGATCTTGCTCGCCGCCGTCATCCAGGGCGCGATCTTCTCCGGTGTTCGCGCGCTCGTCCAGCGACAGGGCGCCCGCGCGTTCGCCAAGGCGACGGGCGAGTGGCCCGGCGACTGA
- a CDS encoding cell division protein CrgA, translated as MFNRFKRKSVDDNGPKPVRIGNRWAAPLMVACAVIGLAWIVVFYTISNTDVTIPWYSDLGGWNLMIGMGFILAAFGFAMKWE; from the coding sequence GTGTTCAACAGGTTCAAGCGCAAGTCCGTCGACGACAACGGCCCCAAGCCGGTGCGCATCGGCAACCGCTGGGCGGCTCCCCTGATGGTCGCGTGCGCGGTCATCGGCCTGGCCTGGATCGTCGTCTTCTACACGATCTCCAACACCGACGTGACGATCCCCTGGTACAGCGACCTCGGTGGCTGGAACCTCATGATCGGCATGGGCTTCATCCTCGCCGCGTTCGGCTTCGCGATGAAGTGGGAGTGA
- a CDS encoding peptidylprolyl isomerase → MPTIATLHTNRGDIKIELFDHQAPKTVANFVGLAEGTKEWVDPATGSVSTKPFYDGLTFHRVISNFMLQGGDPLGDGRGGPGYEFDDEFHPELQFDRPYLLAMANAGTKPNGAGTNGSQFFITVAKTDWLNRKHSIFGEVKDADSRAVVDAIAAVETDRFDRPTQPVVIESVTIEK, encoded by the coding sequence GTGCCCACCATCGCCACGCTCCACACCAACCGTGGAGACATCAAGATCGAGCTGTTCGACCACCAGGCACCCAAGACGGTGGCGAACTTCGTCGGCTTGGCCGAGGGCACCAAGGAATGGGTCGATCCCGCCACCGGCTCGGTGTCGACGAAGCCCTTCTACGACGGCCTCACGTTCCACCGGGTGATCTCCAACTTCATGCTGCAGGGCGGCGACCCGCTCGGCGACGGCCGCGGTGGCCCGGGCTACGAGTTCGACGACGAGTTCCACCCCGAGCTCCAGTTCGACCGTCCCTACCTGCTCGCCATGGCCAACGCGGGCACCAAGCCCAACGGCGCCGGCACGAACGGCTCGCAGTTCTTCATCACGGTCGCGAAGACCGACTGGCTCAACCGGAAGCACTCGATCTTCGGTGAGGTCAAGGACGCCGACAGCCGCGCTGTCGTCGACGCGATCGCCGCGGTCGAGACCGATCGCTTCGATCGTCCGACCCAGCCCGTCGTGATCGAGTCCGTCACCATCGAGAAGTGA